The proteins below are encoded in one region of Chelmon rostratus isolate fCheRos1 chromosome 21, fCheRos1.pri, whole genome shotgun sequence:
- the LOC121624500 gene encoding calcium/calmodulin-dependent protein kinase type II subunit gamma-like isoform X15, translating to MATTATSTRFTDEYQLYEELGKGAFSVVRRCVKKSSGQEYAAKIINTKKLSARDHQKLEREARICRLLKHPNIVRLHDSISEEGFHYLVFDLVTGGELFEDIVAREYYSEADASHCISQILESVNHIHQHDIVHRDLKPENLLLASKMKGAAVKLADFGLAIEVQGDQQAWFGFAGTPGYLSPEVLRKDPYGKPVDIWACGVILYILLVGYPPFWDEDQHKLYQQIKAGAYDFPSPEWDTVTPEAKNLINQMLTINPAKRITAEQALKHPWVCHRSTVASMMHRQETVECLRKFNARRKLKGAILTTMLVSRNFSVGRQHTNSAAAASSTASLAQEACKSLLNKKSDSAKPSTNNSKNSIVSAINALKDTNMATNAQMESQSTVVHNPPDGVKGSTESNATNDEEEMKARKQEIIKITEQLIEAINNGDFDAYTRICDPGLTSFEPEALGNLVEGMDFHKFYFENLLSKNSKPVHTTLLNPHVHLIGEDAACIAYIRLTQFVDTTGRPRSSQSEETRVWHRRDGKWLNVHFHCSGAPAAPLQ from the exons gGGAGCTTTTTCAGTGGTGCGTAGGTGTGTAAAGAAGTCATCAGGACAGGAATATGCTGCAAAAATCATCAACACTAAGAAGCTGTCTGCAAGAG acCATCAGAAGCTTGAGAGAGAGGCTCGTATCTGCCGTCTCCTGAAGCACCCCAACATCG TGAGACTCCATGACAGCATTTCAGAGGAAGGCTTTCATTACCTAGTCTTTGACCT gGTGACAGGAGGAGAGCTGTTTGAAGACATCGTAGCCAGGGAGTACTACAGTGAGGCTGATGCCAG tcATTGCATTAGTCAGATCTTGGAGAGTGTCAATCATATCCACCAGCATGATATTGTGCACAGAGACCTCAAG cctgagAACCTGTTGTTGGCCAGTAAGATGAAGGGAGCTGCAGTGAAGCTGGCAGACTTTGGCCTTGCTATTGAAGTGCAGGGAGACCAGCAAGCTTGGTTTg GGTTTGCAGGCACCCCTGGTTACCTCTCCCCTGAAGTCCTGAGGAAGGACCCCTACGGCAAGCCTGTGGACATATGGGCTTGTG gtgTTATTCTCTATATCTTGTTAGTGGGATATCCTCCATTCTGGGATGAAGATCAACACAAACTCTATCAGCAGATCAAAGCTGGAGCATATGAT TTCCCATCCCCAGAGTGGGACACAGTGACTCCAGAGGCAAAGAACCTGATCAACCAGATGTTGACCATTAACCCAGCAAAGAGAATCACTGCCGAACAGGCCCTCAAGCACCCTTGGGTCTGC CACCGTTCTACAGTGGCATCCATGatgcacagacaggaaactgtCGAGTGTCTCCGCAAGTTCAATGCTCGCCGAAAACTCAAG ggagCCATTCTCACCACCATGCTGGTGTCCAGAAACTTCTCAG TGGGCCGGCAGCATACCAACTCTGCTGCTGCCGCCTCCTCCACGGCCTCACTGGCTCAGGAAG catgcaAAAGTTTACTCAACAAGAAGTCAGATTCTGCTAAG CCTTCTACCAACAACAGTAAGAACAGTATAGTGAGCGCCATCAATGCCCTGAAAGACACCAACATGGCAACCAACGCCCAGATG GAATCTCAGAGCACGGTGGTGCACAACCCTCCTGATGGAGTCAAG GGATCGACGGAGAGCAACGCCACCAACGacgaggaggaaatgaaag CTCGTAAACAGGAGATCATCAAGATAACGGAGCAGCTGATCGAGGCGATCAACAATGGAGATTTCGATGCCTACAC GAGGATTTGCGATCCTGGACTGACCTCTTTTGAACCCGAAGCCCTGGGGAACCTGGTGGAGGGCATGGACTTTCACAAGTTCTACTTTGAAAACT TGCTGAGCAAGAACAGCAAGCCCGTGCACACCACCCTGCTCAACCCGCACGTGCACCTGATCGGCGAGGACGCTGCGTGCATCGCCTACATCCGGCTCACACAGTTTGTAGACACCACGGGCCGCCCTCGCTCCAGCCAATCGGAGGAGACCAGGGTGTGGCATCGTCGCGATGGCAAGTGGCTCAATGTTCACTTCCACTGCTCAGGAGCGCCTGCTGCACCACTACAGTGA
- the LOC121624500 gene encoding calcium/calmodulin-dependent protein kinase type II subunit gamma-like isoform X19 has translation MATTATSTRFTDEYQLYEELGKGAFSVVRRCVKKSSGQEYAAKIINTKKLSARDHQKLEREARICRLLKHPNIVRLHDSISEEGFHYLVFDLVTGGELFEDIVAREYYSEADASHCISQILESVNHIHQHDIVHRDLKPENLLLASKMKGAAVKLADFGLAIEVQGDQQAWFGFAGTPGYLSPEVLRKDPYGKPVDIWACGVILYILLVGYPPFWDEDQHKLYQQIKAGAYDFPSPEWDTVTPEAKNLINQMLTINPAKRITAEQALKHPWVCHRSTVASMMHRQETVECLRKFNARRKLKGAILTTMLVSRNFSACKSLLNKKSDSAKESQSTVVHNPPDGVKGSTESNATNDEEEMKARKQEIIKITEQLIEAINNGDFDAYTRICDPGLTSFEPEALGNLVEGMDFHKFYFENLLSKNSKPVHTTLLNPHVHLIGEDAACIAYIRLTQFVDTTGRPRSSQSEETRVWHRRDGKWLNVHFHCSGAPAAPLQ, from the exons gGGAGCTTTTTCAGTGGTGCGTAGGTGTGTAAAGAAGTCATCAGGACAGGAATATGCTGCAAAAATCATCAACACTAAGAAGCTGTCTGCAAGAG acCATCAGAAGCTTGAGAGAGAGGCTCGTATCTGCCGTCTCCTGAAGCACCCCAACATCG TGAGACTCCATGACAGCATTTCAGAGGAAGGCTTTCATTACCTAGTCTTTGACCT gGTGACAGGAGGAGAGCTGTTTGAAGACATCGTAGCCAGGGAGTACTACAGTGAGGCTGATGCCAG tcATTGCATTAGTCAGATCTTGGAGAGTGTCAATCATATCCACCAGCATGATATTGTGCACAGAGACCTCAAG cctgagAACCTGTTGTTGGCCAGTAAGATGAAGGGAGCTGCAGTGAAGCTGGCAGACTTTGGCCTTGCTATTGAAGTGCAGGGAGACCAGCAAGCTTGGTTTg GGTTTGCAGGCACCCCTGGTTACCTCTCCCCTGAAGTCCTGAGGAAGGACCCCTACGGCAAGCCTGTGGACATATGGGCTTGTG gtgTTATTCTCTATATCTTGTTAGTGGGATATCCTCCATTCTGGGATGAAGATCAACACAAACTCTATCAGCAGATCAAAGCTGGAGCATATGAT TTCCCATCCCCAGAGTGGGACACAGTGACTCCAGAGGCAAAGAACCTGATCAACCAGATGTTGACCATTAACCCAGCAAAGAGAATCACTGCCGAACAGGCCCTCAAGCACCCTTGGGTCTGC CACCGTTCTACAGTGGCATCCATGatgcacagacaggaaactgtCGAGTGTCTCCGCAAGTTCAATGCTCGCCGAAAACTCAAG ggagCCATTCTCACCACCATGCTGGTGTCCAGAAACTTCTCAG catgcaAAAGTTTACTCAACAAGAAGTCAGATTCTGCTAAG GAATCTCAGAGCACGGTGGTGCACAACCCTCCTGATGGAGTCAAG GGATCGACGGAGAGCAACGCCACCAACGacgaggaggaaatgaaag CTCGTAAACAGGAGATCATCAAGATAACGGAGCAGCTGATCGAGGCGATCAACAATGGAGATTTCGATGCCTACAC GAGGATTTGCGATCCTGGACTGACCTCTTTTGAACCCGAAGCCCTGGGGAACCTGGTGGAGGGCATGGACTTTCACAAGTTCTACTTTGAAAACT TGCTGAGCAAGAACAGCAAGCCCGTGCACACCACCCTGCTCAACCCGCACGTGCACCTGATCGGCGAGGACGCTGCGTGCATCGCCTACATCCGGCTCACACAGTTTGTAGACACCACGGGCCGCCCTCGCTCCAGCCAATCGGAGGAGACCAGGGTGTGGCATCGTCGCGATGGCAAGTGGCTCAATGTTCACTTCCACTGCTCAGGAGCGCCTGCTGCACCACTACAGTGA
- the LOC121624500 gene encoding calcium/calmodulin-dependent protein kinase type II subunit gamma-like isoform X5, which translates to MATTATSTRFTDEYQLYEELGKGAFSVVRRCVKKSSGQEYAAKIINTKKLSARDHQKLEREARICRLLKHPNIVRLHDSISEEGFHYLVFDLVTGGELFEDIVAREYYSEADASHCISQILESVNHIHQHDIVHRDLKPENLLLASKMKGAAVKLADFGLAIEVQGDQQAWFGFAGTPGYLSPEVLRKDPYGKPVDIWACGVILYILLVGYPPFWDEDQHKLYQQIKAGAYDFPSPEWDTVTPEAKNLINQMLTINPAKRITAEQALKHPWVCHRSTVASMMHRQETVECLRKFNARRKLKGAILTTMLVSRNFSVGRQHTNSAAAASSTASLAQEACKSLLNKKSDSAKESQSTVVHNPPDGVKGSTESNATNDEEEMKGRKADSSALSQSSATEEMPPLLPSPQSSPAIPPHDVKRMAWNSTGNSSCPDSELSQSSMPAAPLGSNTVAAINNTKQTRKQEIIKITEQLIEAINNGDFDAYTRICDPGLTSFEPEALGNLVEGMDFHKFYFENLLSKNSKPVHTTLLNPHVHLIGEDAACIAYIRLTQFVDTTGRPRSSQSEETRVWHRRDGKWLNVHFHCSGAPAAPLQ; encoded by the exons gGGAGCTTTTTCAGTGGTGCGTAGGTGTGTAAAGAAGTCATCAGGACAGGAATATGCTGCAAAAATCATCAACACTAAGAAGCTGTCTGCAAGAG acCATCAGAAGCTTGAGAGAGAGGCTCGTATCTGCCGTCTCCTGAAGCACCCCAACATCG TGAGACTCCATGACAGCATTTCAGAGGAAGGCTTTCATTACCTAGTCTTTGACCT gGTGACAGGAGGAGAGCTGTTTGAAGACATCGTAGCCAGGGAGTACTACAGTGAGGCTGATGCCAG tcATTGCATTAGTCAGATCTTGGAGAGTGTCAATCATATCCACCAGCATGATATTGTGCACAGAGACCTCAAG cctgagAACCTGTTGTTGGCCAGTAAGATGAAGGGAGCTGCAGTGAAGCTGGCAGACTTTGGCCTTGCTATTGAAGTGCAGGGAGACCAGCAAGCTTGGTTTg GGTTTGCAGGCACCCCTGGTTACCTCTCCCCTGAAGTCCTGAGGAAGGACCCCTACGGCAAGCCTGTGGACATATGGGCTTGTG gtgTTATTCTCTATATCTTGTTAGTGGGATATCCTCCATTCTGGGATGAAGATCAACACAAACTCTATCAGCAGATCAAAGCTGGAGCATATGAT TTCCCATCCCCAGAGTGGGACACAGTGACTCCAGAGGCAAAGAACCTGATCAACCAGATGTTGACCATTAACCCAGCAAAGAGAATCACTGCCGAACAGGCCCTCAAGCACCCTTGGGTCTGC CACCGTTCTACAGTGGCATCCATGatgcacagacaggaaactgtCGAGTGTCTCCGCAAGTTCAATGCTCGCCGAAAACTCAAG ggagCCATTCTCACCACCATGCTGGTGTCCAGAAACTTCTCAG TGGGCCGGCAGCATACCAACTCTGCTGCTGCCGCCTCCTCCACGGCCTCACTGGCTCAGGAAG catgcaAAAGTTTACTCAACAAGAAGTCAGATTCTGCTAAG GAATCTCAGAGCACGGTGGTGCACAACCCTCCTGATGGAGTCAAG GGATCGACGGAGAGCAACGCCACCAACGacgaggaggaaatgaaaggtaGGAAAG cGGACAGTTCGGCGCTGAGTCAGAGCAGCGCCACAGAGGAGATGCCCCCACTTCTGCCCTCACCTCAAAGCTCACCTGCCA ttccACCGCATGATGTAAAGCGCATGGCATGGAACAGCACAGGCAACAGCTCCTGCCCTGACTCTGAGCTCTCACAGTCCTCCATGCCTGCCGCTCCGCTAGGGAGCAACACTGTCGCTGCTATAAACAACACTAAGCAGA CTCGTAAACAGGAGATCATCAAGATAACGGAGCAGCTGATCGAGGCGATCAACAATGGAGATTTCGATGCCTACAC GAGGATTTGCGATCCTGGACTGACCTCTTTTGAACCCGAAGCCCTGGGGAACCTGGTGGAGGGCATGGACTTTCACAAGTTCTACTTTGAAAACT TGCTGAGCAAGAACAGCAAGCCCGTGCACACCACCCTGCTCAACCCGCACGTGCACCTGATCGGCGAGGACGCTGCGTGCATCGCCTACATCCGGCTCACACAGTTTGTAGACACCACGGGCCGCCCTCGCTCCAGCCAATCGGAGGAGACCAGGGTGTGGCATCGTCGCGATGGCAAGTGGCTCAATGTTCACTTCCACTGCTCAGGAGCGCCTGCTGCACCACTACAGTGA
- the LOC121624500 gene encoding calcium/calmodulin-dependent protein kinase type II subunit gamma-like isoform X16, translating into MATTATSTRFTDEYQLYEELGKGAFSVVRRCVKKSSGQEYAAKIINTKKLSARDHQKLEREARICRLLKHPNIVRLHDSISEEGFHYLVFDLVTGGELFEDIVAREYYSEADASHCISQILESVNHIHQHDIVHRDLKPENLLLASKMKGAAVKLADFGLAIEVQGDQQAWFGFAGTPGYLSPEVLRKDPYGKPVDIWACGVILYILLVGYPPFWDEDQHKLYQQIKAGAYDFPSPEWDTVTPEAKNLINQMLTINPAKRITAEQALKHPWVCHRSTVASMMHRQETVECLRKFNARRKLKGAILTTMLVSRNFSACKSLLNKKSDSAKPSTNNSKNSIVSAINALKDTNMATNAQMESQSTVVHNPPDGVKGSTESNATNDEEEMKARKQEIIKITEQLIEAINNGDFDAYTRICDPGLTSFEPEALGNLVEGMDFHKFYFENLLSKNSKPVHTTLLNPHVHLIGEDAACIAYIRLTQFVDTTGRPRSSQSEETRVWHRRDGKWLNVHFHCSGAPAAPLQ; encoded by the exons gGGAGCTTTTTCAGTGGTGCGTAGGTGTGTAAAGAAGTCATCAGGACAGGAATATGCTGCAAAAATCATCAACACTAAGAAGCTGTCTGCAAGAG acCATCAGAAGCTTGAGAGAGAGGCTCGTATCTGCCGTCTCCTGAAGCACCCCAACATCG TGAGACTCCATGACAGCATTTCAGAGGAAGGCTTTCATTACCTAGTCTTTGACCT gGTGACAGGAGGAGAGCTGTTTGAAGACATCGTAGCCAGGGAGTACTACAGTGAGGCTGATGCCAG tcATTGCATTAGTCAGATCTTGGAGAGTGTCAATCATATCCACCAGCATGATATTGTGCACAGAGACCTCAAG cctgagAACCTGTTGTTGGCCAGTAAGATGAAGGGAGCTGCAGTGAAGCTGGCAGACTTTGGCCTTGCTATTGAAGTGCAGGGAGACCAGCAAGCTTGGTTTg GGTTTGCAGGCACCCCTGGTTACCTCTCCCCTGAAGTCCTGAGGAAGGACCCCTACGGCAAGCCTGTGGACATATGGGCTTGTG gtgTTATTCTCTATATCTTGTTAGTGGGATATCCTCCATTCTGGGATGAAGATCAACACAAACTCTATCAGCAGATCAAAGCTGGAGCATATGAT TTCCCATCCCCAGAGTGGGACACAGTGACTCCAGAGGCAAAGAACCTGATCAACCAGATGTTGACCATTAACCCAGCAAAGAGAATCACTGCCGAACAGGCCCTCAAGCACCCTTGGGTCTGC CACCGTTCTACAGTGGCATCCATGatgcacagacaggaaactgtCGAGTGTCTCCGCAAGTTCAATGCTCGCCGAAAACTCAAG ggagCCATTCTCACCACCATGCTGGTGTCCAGAAACTTCTCAG catgcaAAAGTTTACTCAACAAGAAGTCAGATTCTGCTAAG CCTTCTACCAACAACAGTAAGAACAGTATAGTGAGCGCCATCAATGCCCTGAAAGACACCAACATGGCAACCAACGCCCAGATG GAATCTCAGAGCACGGTGGTGCACAACCCTCCTGATGGAGTCAAG GGATCGACGGAGAGCAACGCCACCAACGacgaggaggaaatgaaag CTCGTAAACAGGAGATCATCAAGATAACGGAGCAGCTGATCGAGGCGATCAACAATGGAGATTTCGATGCCTACAC GAGGATTTGCGATCCTGGACTGACCTCTTTTGAACCCGAAGCCCTGGGGAACCTGGTGGAGGGCATGGACTTTCACAAGTTCTACTTTGAAAACT TGCTGAGCAAGAACAGCAAGCCCGTGCACACCACCCTGCTCAACCCGCACGTGCACCTGATCGGCGAGGACGCTGCGTGCATCGCCTACATCCGGCTCACACAGTTTGTAGACACCACGGGCCGCCCTCGCTCCAGCCAATCGGAGGAGACCAGGGTGTGGCATCGTCGCGATGGCAAGTGGCTCAATGTTCACTTCCACTGCTCAGGAGCGCCTGCTGCACCACTACAGTGA
- the LOC121624500 gene encoding calcium/calmodulin-dependent protein kinase type II subunit gamma-like isoform X6, with the protein MATTATSTRFTDEYQLYEELGKGAFSVVRRCVKKSSGQEYAAKIINTKKLSARDHQKLEREARICRLLKHPNIVRLHDSISEEGFHYLVFDLVTGGELFEDIVAREYYSEADASHCISQILESVNHIHQHDIVHRDLKPENLLLASKMKGAAVKLADFGLAIEVQGDQQAWFGFAGTPGYLSPEVLRKDPYGKPVDIWACGVILYILLVGYPPFWDEDQHKLYQQIKAGAYDFPSPEWDTVTPEAKNLINQMLTINPAKRITAEQALKHPWVCHRSTVASMMHRQETVECLRKFNARRKLKGAILTTMLVSRNFSVGRQHTNSAAAASSTASLAQEACKSLLNKKSDSAKPSTNNSKNSIVSAINALKDTNMATNAQMESQSTVVHNPPDGVKGSTESNATNDEEEMKVPPHDVKRMAWNSTGNSSCPDSELSQSSMPAAPLGSNTVAAINNTKQTRKQEIIKITEQLIEAINNGDFDAYTRICDPGLTSFEPEALGNLVEGMDFHKFYFENLLSKNSKPVHTTLLNPHVHLIGEDAACIAYIRLTQFVDTTGRPRSSQSEETRVWHRRDGKWLNVHFHCSGAPAAPLQ; encoded by the exons gGGAGCTTTTTCAGTGGTGCGTAGGTGTGTAAAGAAGTCATCAGGACAGGAATATGCTGCAAAAATCATCAACACTAAGAAGCTGTCTGCAAGAG acCATCAGAAGCTTGAGAGAGAGGCTCGTATCTGCCGTCTCCTGAAGCACCCCAACATCG TGAGACTCCATGACAGCATTTCAGAGGAAGGCTTTCATTACCTAGTCTTTGACCT gGTGACAGGAGGAGAGCTGTTTGAAGACATCGTAGCCAGGGAGTACTACAGTGAGGCTGATGCCAG tcATTGCATTAGTCAGATCTTGGAGAGTGTCAATCATATCCACCAGCATGATATTGTGCACAGAGACCTCAAG cctgagAACCTGTTGTTGGCCAGTAAGATGAAGGGAGCTGCAGTGAAGCTGGCAGACTTTGGCCTTGCTATTGAAGTGCAGGGAGACCAGCAAGCTTGGTTTg GGTTTGCAGGCACCCCTGGTTACCTCTCCCCTGAAGTCCTGAGGAAGGACCCCTACGGCAAGCCTGTGGACATATGGGCTTGTG gtgTTATTCTCTATATCTTGTTAGTGGGATATCCTCCATTCTGGGATGAAGATCAACACAAACTCTATCAGCAGATCAAAGCTGGAGCATATGAT TTCCCATCCCCAGAGTGGGACACAGTGACTCCAGAGGCAAAGAACCTGATCAACCAGATGTTGACCATTAACCCAGCAAAGAGAATCACTGCCGAACAGGCCCTCAAGCACCCTTGGGTCTGC CACCGTTCTACAGTGGCATCCATGatgcacagacaggaaactgtCGAGTGTCTCCGCAAGTTCAATGCTCGCCGAAAACTCAAG ggagCCATTCTCACCACCATGCTGGTGTCCAGAAACTTCTCAG TGGGCCGGCAGCATACCAACTCTGCTGCTGCCGCCTCCTCCACGGCCTCACTGGCTCAGGAAG catgcaAAAGTTTACTCAACAAGAAGTCAGATTCTGCTAAG CCTTCTACCAACAACAGTAAGAACAGTATAGTGAGCGCCATCAATGCCCTGAAAGACACCAACATGGCAACCAACGCCCAGATG GAATCTCAGAGCACGGTGGTGCACAACCCTCCTGATGGAGTCAAG GGATCGACGGAGAGCAACGCCACCAACGacgaggaggaaatgaaag ttccACCGCATGATGTAAAGCGCATGGCATGGAACAGCACAGGCAACAGCTCCTGCCCTGACTCTGAGCTCTCACAGTCCTCCATGCCTGCCGCTCCGCTAGGGAGCAACACTGTCGCTGCTATAAACAACACTAAGCAGA CTCGTAAACAGGAGATCATCAAGATAACGGAGCAGCTGATCGAGGCGATCAACAATGGAGATTTCGATGCCTACAC GAGGATTTGCGATCCTGGACTGACCTCTTTTGAACCCGAAGCCCTGGGGAACCTGGTGGAGGGCATGGACTTTCACAAGTTCTACTTTGAAAACT TGCTGAGCAAGAACAGCAAGCCCGTGCACACCACCCTGCTCAACCCGCACGTGCACCTGATCGGCGAGGACGCTGCGTGCATCGCCTACATCCGGCTCACACAGTTTGTAGACACCACGGGCCGCCCTCGCTCCAGCCAATCGGAGGAGACCAGGGTGTGGCATCGTCGCGATGGCAAGTGGCTCAATGTTCACTTCCACTGCTCAGGAGCGCCTGCTGCACCACTACAGTGA
- the LOC121624500 gene encoding calcium/calmodulin-dependent protein kinase type II delta chain-like isoform X9, producing the protein MATTATSTRFTDEYQLYEELGKGAFSVVRRCVKKSSGQEYAAKIINTKKLSARDHQKLEREARICRLLKHPNIVRLHDSISEEGFHYLVFDLVTGGELFEDIVAREYYSEADASHCISQILESVNHIHQHDIVHRDLKPENLLLASKMKGAAVKLADFGLAIEVQGDQQAWFGFAGTPGYLSPEVLRKDPYGKPVDIWACGVILYILLVGYPPFWDEDQHKLYQQIKAGAYDFPSPEWDTVTPEAKNLINQMLTINPAKRITAEQALKHPWVCHRSTVASMMHRQETVECLRKFNARRKLKGAILTTMLVSRNFSACKSLLNKKSDSAKESQSTVVHNPPDGVKGSTESNATNDEEEMKGRKADSSALSQSSATEEMPPLLPSPQSSPAIPPHDVKRMAWNSTGNSSCPDSELSQSSMPAAPLGSNTVAAINNTKQTRKQEIIKITEQLIEAINNGDFDAYTRICDPGLTSFEPEALGNLVEGMDFHKFYFENLLSKNSKPVHTTLLNPHVHLIGEDAACIAYIRLTQFVDTTGRPRSSQSEETRVWHRRDGKWLNVHFHCSGAPAAPLQ; encoded by the exons gGGAGCTTTTTCAGTGGTGCGTAGGTGTGTAAAGAAGTCATCAGGACAGGAATATGCTGCAAAAATCATCAACACTAAGAAGCTGTCTGCAAGAG acCATCAGAAGCTTGAGAGAGAGGCTCGTATCTGCCGTCTCCTGAAGCACCCCAACATCG TGAGACTCCATGACAGCATTTCAGAGGAAGGCTTTCATTACCTAGTCTTTGACCT gGTGACAGGAGGAGAGCTGTTTGAAGACATCGTAGCCAGGGAGTACTACAGTGAGGCTGATGCCAG tcATTGCATTAGTCAGATCTTGGAGAGTGTCAATCATATCCACCAGCATGATATTGTGCACAGAGACCTCAAG cctgagAACCTGTTGTTGGCCAGTAAGATGAAGGGAGCTGCAGTGAAGCTGGCAGACTTTGGCCTTGCTATTGAAGTGCAGGGAGACCAGCAAGCTTGGTTTg GGTTTGCAGGCACCCCTGGTTACCTCTCCCCTGAAGTCCTGAGGAAGGACCCCTACGGCAAGCCTGTGGACATATGGGCTTGTG gtgTTATTCTCTATATCTTGTTAGTGGGATATCCTCCATTCTGGGATGAAGATCAACACAAACTCTATCAGCAGATCAAAGCTGGAGCATATGAT TTCCCATCCCCAGAGTGGGACACAGTGACTCCAGAGGCAAAGAACCTGATCAACCAGATGTTGACCATTAACCCAGCAAAGAGAATCACTGCCGAACAGGCCCTCAAGCACCCTTGGGTCTGC CACCGTTCTACAGTGGCATCCATGatgcacagacaggaaactgtCGAGTGTCTCCGCAAGTTCAATGCTCGCCGAAAACTCAAG ggagCCATTCTCACCACCATGCTGGTGTCCAGAAACTTCTCAG catgcaAAAGTTTACTCAACAAGAAGTCAGATTCTGCTAAG GAATCTCAGAGCACGGTGGTGCACAACCCTCCTGATGGAGTCAAG GGATCGACGGAGAGCAACGCCACCAACGacgaggaggaaatgaaaggtaGGAAAG cGGACAGTTCGGCGCTGAGTCAGAGCAGCGCCACAGAGGAGATGCCCCCACTTCTGCCCTCACCTCAAAGCTCACCTGCCA ttccACCGCATGATGTAAAGCGCATGGCATGGAACAGCACAGGCAACAGCTCCTGCCCTGACTCTGAGCTCTCACAGTCCTCCATGCCTGCCGCTCCGCTAGGGAGCAACACTGTCGCTGCTATAAACAACACTAAGCAGA CTCGTAAACAGGAGATCATCAAGATAACGGAGCAGCTGATCGAGGCGATCAACAATGGAGATTTCGATGCCTACAC GAGGATTTGCGATCCTGGACTGACCTCTTTTGAACCCGAAGCCCTGGGGAACCTGGTGGAGGGCATGGACTTTCACAAGTTCTACTTTGAAAACT TGCTGAGCAAGAACAGCAAGCCCGTGCACACCACCCTGCTCAACCCGCACGTGCACCTGATCGGCGAGGACGCTGCGTGCATCGCCTACATCCGGCTCACACAGTTTGTAGACACCACGGGCCGCCCTCGCTCCAGCCAATCGGAGGAGACCAGGGTGTGGCATCGTCGCGATGGCAAGTGGCTCAATGTTCACTTCCACTGCTCAGGAGCGCCTGCTGCACCACTACAGTGA